A section of the Castanea sativa cultivar Marrone di Chiusa Pesio chromosome 12, ASM4071231v1 genome encodes:
- the LOC142618722 gene encoding methyl jasmonate esterase 1-like, whose translation MSKGRAKHNMELSKKYFMLISFFIILSSLGIESTKEEPPRTGKHFVLIHGACLGAWSWYKLETLLKSSGHNVTALDLGASGINPLLANDLQSSSDYFKPLRDFMEALPFHERVILVGHSYGGYAISQAMEYFPGKISVAVFATAFMPGPTLNYSTLNQMTMSVQLLDNHYTYGQGPNNPPTTFIFGPLYSASYLFPLSPIKDLTLATLLLRPFRLFSDEDLSKQLMLSTKKYGSVKRVFIIAEKDKVIKRDFQLWMIERNPPNDVVEIKGSDHMVMMSKTIELWSHLQGIAEKYS comes from the exons atgtccaaaggAAGAGCAAAACATAATATGGAGCTGAGCAAGAAGTATTTCATgctaatttctttctttatcattCTTTCATCTCTTGGAATTGAGTCTACTAAGGAGGAGCCACCAAGAACTGGCAAGCACTTTGTGCTAATTCATGGAGCATGCCTTGGAGCCTGGTCTTGGTACAAGCTTGAGACACTGCTAAAATCTTCAGGGCACAATGTCACTGCACTAGACTTAGGCGCTTCTGGAATCAACCCACTGCTGGCAAATGATCTCCAATCAAGTTCTGACTATTTCAAGCCTTTGAGGGACTTCATGGAAGCTCTACCTTTTCATGAAAGAGTAATCCTTGTTGGTCATAGCTATGGTGGGTATGCAATTTCTCAAGCCATGGAATATTTTCCAGGTAAGATTTCTGTAGCTGTTTTTGCCACTGCCTTTATGCCTGGGCCGACCCTCAACTATTCCACCCTCAATCAAATG ACAATGAGCGTCCAACTACTTGACAATCACTATACATATGGCCAAGGCCCAAACAACCCTCCAACTACTTTCATCTTCGGGCCCTTGTACTCAGCATCATATTTGTTCCCGCTTAGTCCAATTAAG GATTTGACACTGGCTACCTTGTTGTTGAGACCATTTCGTTTGTTTAGTGATGAAGACCTGTCAAAGCAGCTAATGCTGTCTACTAAGAAGTATGGGTCAGTTAAAAGGGTTTTCATCATAGCTGAAAAAGATAAGGTGATAAAAAGAGATTTTCAATTGTGGATGATTGAGAGAAATCCACCCAATGATGTGGTGGAGATCAAAGGATCAGATCACATGGTCATGATGTCCAAGACAATAGAGCTTTGGTCTCATCTCCAAGGCATTGCTGAGAAATATTCTTAA